A genomic window from Punica granatum isolate Tunisia-2019 chromosome 2, ASM765513v2, whole genome shotgun sequence includes:
- the LOC116196177 gene encoding monooxygenase 2-like isoform X1, producing MEATEDHIVIAGAGIAGLTTALGLHRLGIRSLVLESSDQLRTTGFAFITWPNAWKALDAIGIGDSLRRDHNLLLRLKTISAMSGLQTTQRQFSFKGRPQEEFEMRCVQRKNLLVALERELPKGTIRFSSKVVSVEESGQLKLIHLADGSVLKAKVLIGCDGVNSAVAKWLGLKSPAFSGRAAIRGFVNYNRAHGLEPMFTQCFGKGVRFGMVPYDDTSAYWFFTWSPSPQEKDIAEDPMKMKQFLLSKLGNVPDQVREVYERTELENMIMSPLRYRHPWELALGNISKGNVCVAGDAFHPMTPDLAQGGCSALEDGVILARCLGQALKNNDNGKLSMEQERKRIETGLKNYDRERRWRGVKLISAAFMVGYIQQGNGKVLTFLRDRVLAAFLAERLVDFASFDCGKL from the exons ATGGAGGCAACTGAAGATCATATAGTGATTGCTGGAGCTGGCATTGCTGGCCTCACCACAGCCCTTGGTCTCCACAG GTTGGGAATAAGaagtttggttttagagtcgTCTGACCAGTTGAGGACCACTGGGTTCGCGTTCATAACATGGCCGAATGCTTGGAAGGCTCTGGATGCTATCGGCATCGGGGACTCGCTCCGTCGGGACCACAACTTGCTTCTTCG GTTGAAGACAATTTCTGCAATGTCAGGATTACAGACTACCCAGAGACAATTTAGTTTCAAAGGAAGACCTCA AGAGGAGTTTGAGATGAGATGTGTGCAGAGGAAGAATTTGCTGGTAGCTCTAGAGAGGGAGCTCCCGAAAGGCACCATTCGGTTTTCATCGAAGGTGGTCTCTGTCGAGGAGTCGGGACAGCTGAAGCTGATCCACCTCGCCGATGGGTCTGTCCTCAAGGCCAAG GTGTTGATCGGGTGCGATGGAGTGAACTCAGCTGTCGCAAAATGGCTCGGGCTCAAGAGCCCAGCATTTTCGGGCAGGGCTGCGATCAGGGGCTTTGTGAACTACAATCGAGCCCACGGGTTAGAGCCCATGTTCACACAGTGCTTCGGGAAAGGAGTGAGGTTCGGTATGGTCCCCTATGATGATACATCTGCGTATTGGTTCTTCACTTGGTCTCCTTCTCCACAAG AGAAGGATATAGCGGAAGATCCCATGAAGATGAAGCAGTTTTTGCTCAGCAAGCTTGGGAATGTCCCCGACCAGGTGAGGGAAGTGTACGAGAGGACTGAACTCGAGAACATGATAATGTCTCCGTTGAGGTACAGGCACCCGTGGGAGTTGGCATTGGGAAACATAAGCAAGGGCAATGTCTGTGTAGCAGGGGATGCGTTCCACCCGATGACCCCTGACCTCGCCCAGGGAGGCTGCTCTGCACTCGAAGATGGAGTCATCTTAGCAAGATGTCTCGGTCAAGCCCTGAAAAACAACGATAATGGCAAACTGAGCATGGAacaagagagaaagaggatcGAGACGGGTCTGAAGAACTATGACAGAGAGAGGAGGTGGAGGGGAGTCAAGCTCATATCTGCAGCGTTCATGGTGGGATACATTCAGCAGGGCAATGGGAAGGTGCTGACTTTCCTGAGGGATCGGGTTCTGGCCGCCTTTTTAGCTGAAAGGCTCGTGGATTTTGCTAGTTTCGACTGTGGAAAGCTGTAG
- the LOC116196177 gene encoding monooxygenase 3-like isoform X2 has translation MAEDREQVDHREWLKTISAMSGLQTTQRQFSFKGRPQEEFEMRCVQRKNLLVALERELPKGTIRFSSKVVSVEESGQLKLIHLADGSVLKAKVLIGCDGVNSAVAKWLGLKSPAFSGRAAIRGFVNYNRAHGLEPMFTQCFGKGVRFGMVPYDDTSAYWFFTWSPSPQEKDIAEDPMKMKQFLLSKLGNVPDQVREVYERTELENMIMSPLRYRHPWELALGNISKGNVCVAGDAFHPMTPDLAQGGCSALEDGVILARCLGQALKNNDNGKLSMEQERKRIETGLKNYDRERRWRGVKLISAAFMVGYIQQGNGKVLTFLRDRVLAAFLAERLVDFASFDCGKL, from the exons ATGGCTGAAGACAGAGAGCAGGTCGACCACCGTGAATG GTTGAAGACAATTTCTGCAATGTCAGGATTACAGACTACCCAGAGACAATTTAGTTTCAAAGGAAGACCTCA AGAGGAGTTTGAGATGAGATGTGTGCAGAGGAAGAATTTGCTGGTAGCTCTAGAGAGGGAGCTCCCGAAAGGCACCATTCGGTTTTCATCGAAGGTGGTCTCTGTCGAGGAGTCGGGACAGCTGAAGCTGATCCACCTCGCCGATGGGTCTGTCCTCAAGGCCAAG GTGTTGATCGGGTGCGATGGAGTGAACTCAGCTGTCGCAAAATGGCTCGGGCTCAAGAGCCCAGCATTTTCGGGCAGGGCTGCGATCAGGGGCTTTGTGAACTACAATCGAGCCCACGGGTTAGAGCCCATGTTCACACAGTGCTTCGGGAAAGGAGTGAGGTTCGGTATGGTCCCCTATGATGATACATCTGCGTATTGGTTCTTCACTTGGTCTCCTTCTCCACAAG AGAAGGATATAGCGGAAGATCCCATGAAGATGAAGCAGTTTTTGCTCAGCAAGCTTGGGAATGTCCCCGACCAGGTGAGGGAAGTGTACGAGAGGACTGAACTCGAGAACATGATAATGTCTCCGTTGAGGTACAGGCACCCGTGGGAGTTGGCATTGGGAAACATAAGCAAGGGCAATGTCTGTGTAGCAGGGGATGCGTTCCACCCGATGACCCCTGACCTCGCCCAGGGAGGCTGCTCTGCACTCGAAGATGGAGTCATCTTAGCAAGATGTCTCGGTCAAGCCCTGAAAAACAACGATAATGGCAAACTGAGCATGGAacaagagagaaagaggatcGAGACGGGTCTGAAGAACTATGACAGAGAGAGGAGGTGGAGGGGAGTCAAGCTCATATCTGCAGCGTTCATGGTGGGATACATTCAGCAGGGCAATGGGAAGGTGCTGACTTTCCTGAGGGATCGGGTTCTGGCCGCCTTTTTAGCTGAAAGGCTCGTGGATTTTGCTAGTTTCGACTGTGGAAAGCTGTAG
- the LOC116196176 gene encoding monooxygenase 2-like, with amino-acid sequence MEATDPDHIVIVGAGIAGLTAALGLHRLGVRSLVLESSDRLRTTGFALAIWPNAWKALDALGIGDSLRRDHSLLLGLKTISAISGLQTTQRQFSVEGRAQEEFEVRCVQRKNLLETLERELPKGTIRYSSKVVSIEESGPLKLVHLADGSVLKAKVLIGSDGVNSAVAKWLGLKSPAFSCRAAIRGFLNYNRAHGLEPRITLCFGKGVRFGVIPYDDTSVYWFFTWSPSPQEKEIEDDPVKMKQFMLSRLGNVPDQVREVYERTALENMIMSALRYRHPWELAWGNISKGNVCVAGDAFHPMTPDLGQGGCSALEDGVVLARCLGQALGNNNDDSKGSMEQERERIEMGLKNYARERRWRGVKLVSTAFMVGYIQQGNGKVLTFLRDRVLATFLAGRLMDFASFDCGKLSSS; translated from the exons ATGGAGGCAACTGATCCAGATCATATAGTGATTGTTGGAGCTGGCATTGCTGGCCTCACCGCGGCCCTTGGTCTCCACAG GTTGGGAGTCAGAAGTTTGGTGTTAGAGTCGTCTGACCGGTTGAGGACCACTGGGTTCGCGTTAGCGATATGGCCGAACGCTTGGAAGGCTTTGGATGCTCTCGGCATCGGAGACTCGCTTCGTCGGGACCACAGTTTGCTTCTTGG GTTGAAGACAATTTCCGCAATTTCAGGACTGCAGACTACCCAGAGACAATTCAGTGTCGAAGGAAGAGCACA AGAGGAGTTTGAGGTGAGGTGCGTGCAGAGGAAGAATTTGCTAGAAACTCTCGAGAGGGAGCTCCCCAAAGGCACCATAAGGTATTCCTCGAAGGTGGtctccatcgaggagtcgggACCCCTGAAGCTGGTCCACCTCGCCGATGGGTCTGTCCTCAAGGCCAAG GTGTTGATTGGGAGCGACGGAGTGAACTCAGCTGTGGCGAAATGGCTCGGGCTCAAGAGCCCAGCTTTTTCATGCAGGGCAGCGATCAGGGGCTTCTTGAACTACAACCGAGCCCACGGGTTAGAGCCTAGAATCACACTGTGCTTTGGGAAAGGAGTGAGGTTCGGTGTCATCCCCTATGATGATACATCTGTATATTGGTTCTTCACTTGGTCTCCTTCTCCACAAG AAAAGGAGATCGAGGATGATCCCGTGAAGATGAAGCAGTTCATGCTGAGCAGGCTTGGGAATGTCCCGGATCAAGTGAGGGAAGTGTACGAAAGGACTGCACTCGAGAACATGATAATGTCTGCGCTGAGGTACAGGCACCCGTGGGAGTTGGCATGGGGAAACATAAGCAAGGGCAATGTCTGTGTAGCAGGGGATGCATTCCACCCGATGACCCCTGATCTCGGGCAGGGAGGCTGCTCTGCCCTTGAAGACGGGGTCGTCTTGGCAAGATGTCTCGGTCAAGCCCTGGGAAACAACAACGATGACAGCAAAGGGAGCATGGAacaagagagggagaggattGAGATGGGTCTGAAGAACTATGCCAGGGAGAGGAGGTGGAGGGGAGTCAAGCTCGTATCTACAGCGTTCATGGTGGGTTACATTCAGCAGGGCAACGGGAAGGTGCTGACTTTCCTGAGGGATCGAGTTTTGGCCACCTTTTTAGCCGGAAGGCTCATGGATTTTGCTAGTTTCGACTGTGGAAAGCTGAGCAGTTCTTAG
- the LOC116196178 gene encoding monooxygenase 3-like, which produces MEATDPDHIVIVGAGIAGLTTALGLHRLGIRSLVLESSDQLRTTGFALSIWPNAWKALDALSIGDSLRRDHRSLLGLRTISTISGLQTAQRQFSVKGRAQEEFEVRCVQRKNLLGTLERELPKGTIRYSSKVVSIEESGPLKLVHLADGSVLKAKVLIGSDGVNSVVAKWLGLKNPAFLGRASIRGVLNYNQAHGLEPRVTRCFGKGVRLGFIPYDDISVYWFFTWYPSPQDKNIADDPIEMKQFLLSKLGNVPDQVREVYERTELENMIMTALRYRHPWELAWGNISKGNVCVAGDAFHPMTPDLGQGGCAALEDGVVLARCLGQALRNNNDDG; this is translated from the exons ATGGAGGCAACTGATCCAGATCATATAGTGATTGTTGGAGCTGGCATTGCTGGCCTCACCACGGCCCTCGGTCTCCACAG GTTGGGAATCAGAAGTTTGGTGTTAGAGTCGTCTGACCAGTTGAGGACCACTGGGTTCGCGTTATCGATATGGCCGAACGCTTGGAAAGCTTTGGATGCTCTCAGCATCGGAGACTCGCTCCGTCGGGACCATCGTTCGCTCCTTGG GTTGAGGACAATTTCCACAATTTCAGGACTGCAGACTGCCCAGAGACAATTCAGTGTCAAAGGAAGAGCACA AGAGGAGTTTGAGGTGAGGTGCGTGCAGAGGAAGAATTTGTTGGGAACTCTCGAGAGGGAGCTCCCAAAAGGCACTATAAGGTATTCCTCGAAGGTGGtctccatcgaggagtcgggACCCCTGAAGCTGGTCCACCTCGCCGATGGGTCTGTCCTCAAGGCCAAG GTGTTGATTGGGAGTGACGGAGTGAACTCAGTCGTGGCGAAATGGCTCGGGCTCAAGAACCCAGCTTTTTTGGGCAGGGCATCGATCAGGGGCGTCTTGAACTACAACCAAGCCCACGGGTTAGAGCCCAGAGTCACACGGTGCTTTGGAAAAGGAGTGAGGCTCGGTTTCATCCCCTATGATGATATATCTGTGTATTGGTTTTTCACTTGGTATCCTTCTCCACAAG ATAAGAACATAGCGGATGATCCCATAGAGATGAAGCAGTTTTTGCTCAGCAAGCTCGGCAATGTCCCCGACCAGGTGAGGGAAGTGTACGAGAGGACTGAACTCGAGAACATGATAATGACTGCGCTGAGATACAGGCACCCGTGGGAGTTGGCATGGGGAAACATAAGCAAGGGCAATGTCTGTGTAGCAGGGGATGCATTCCACCCGATGACCCCTGATCTCGGGCAGGGAGGCTGCGCTGCCCTTGAAGACGGGGTCGTCTTGGCAAGATGTCTCGGTCAAGCCCTGAGAAACAACAACGATGACGGCTAA
- the LOC116196179 gene encoding trafficking protein particle complex subunit 2-like protein gives MIVCVAVVGHQNNPLYIQSFTEADDALKLHHVVHCSLDVVDERVNNPKKSGPMLNETYLGLLYPTENYKVYGYLTNTKVKFILVTTDLDVKDADVRNFFRRFHAAYVDAVSNPFHVPGKKITSRTFAERVSTIVKAFGLSSAG, from the exons ATGATCGTCTGCGTCGCCGTCGTCGGCCATCAG AACAATCCTCTGTACATACAGAGCTTCACTGAAGCAGACGATGCGCTTAAGCTTCACCACGTAGTCCACTGCTCACTCGATGTCGTCGACGAGCGAG TGAACAATCCCAAGAAGTCTGGTCCGATGCTGAATGAGACTTATCTGGGCCTGCTTTATCCAACTGAAAACTACAAAGT GTATGGCTATCTGACTAACACAAAGGTAAAATTCATCTTGGTGACAACAGATCTCGATGTCAAAGACGCGGATGTGAGAAAT TTCTTCAGGAGGTTCCATGCAGCATATGTTGATGCAGTTTCAAATCCTTTTCACGTGCCGGGAAAAAAGATAACATCCAGGACATTTGCGGAGAGAGTCAGTACGATTGTCAAGGCTTTTGGGTTGAGTTCGGCTGGGTAA